Proteins encoded by one window of Verrucomicrobiota bacterium:
- the rpe gene encoding ribulose-phosphate 3-epimerase, with the protein MAEPIIAPSLLAAHYARFGSEAQRAARSGAEWLHLDIMDGHFVPNISFGPEVVRVIRPLARKLFFDVHLMCSKPEILLEPFARSGADLISIHVELGERVEALLWKVRALGCKVGLAVNPPTAIENAQPFLKHIDLLLVMTVNPGFGGQPFIHECLPKIQQADRWRREHNLPYRVEVDGGINFQTAAECARVGADTFVSGTGLFRHRDMKAAVARMRTLAAQAASAAPTA; encoded by the coding sequence GTGGCCGAACCGATCATCGCCCCATCCCTGCTTGCCGCGCATTACGCGCGCTTCGGCAGCGAGGCTCAGCGCGCGGCGCGCTCGGGCGCGGAGTGGCTGCATCTCGACATCATGGACGGCCATTTCGTGCCCAACATTTCCTTCGGGCCCGAGGTGGTGCGCGTCATCCGGCCGCTCGCGAGGAAGCTCTTCTTCGACGTGCATCTCATGTGCTCGAAGCCGGAGATTCTCCTCGAGCCTTTCGCCAGGTCGGGCGCGGACCTCATCAGCATCCACGTCGAGCTCGGCGAGCGGGTCGAGGCGTTGCTGTGGAAGGTCCGCGCGCTCGGCTGCAAGGTCGGGCTCGCGGTGAACCCGCCGACGGCCATCGAGAACGCGCAGCCGTTCCTCAAGCACATCGACCTGCTGCTGGTGATGACGGTGAACCCGGGCTTCGGCGGCCAGCCATTCATCCACGAGTGCCTGCCGAAGATCCAGCAAGCGGACCGCTGGCGCCGCGAGCACAACCTGCCCTATCGCGTCGAGGTGGATGGCGGCATCAACTTCCAGACCGCGGCCGAGTGCGCGCGCGTCGGCGCGGACACGTTTGTGAGCGGCACCGGCCTGTTCCGCCATCGCGACATGAAGGCGGCGGTGGCAAGGATGAGGACACTTGCGGCCCAGGCTGCTTCTGCGGCGCCAACGGCTTGA